From the Candidatus Delongbacteria bacterium genome, one window contains:
- a CDS encoding TonB-dependent receptor: MRTAIRVLCSLLLLAQAWAGVTGKITGQVKDPQGQPLPGVNVVVLGQTRGAATDFDGEYSILNVPPGTYTLVFSSVGYRGLQVDKVGVSVDLTTRQDATLQESMVQGETVTIVAERSLVQVDQTYSASYVDANKLKSMPVTELSQVVSLQAGVVDGHFRGGRSGEVLYLVDGIPVTDVYDGSRGVDVQVSMVQELQVLSGTFNAEYGQAMSGVVNTVTRDAGDKPDVTVSGWLGDYVSNHKKQFYNIDELDPLNLSNVELGFSSPTPLPWLSVNGSLRYSDNNGWQQGRRLFSPQEQIGAWESDGVPYRFFNASEVMGFQMDDMFGGHFFLVDALMDSAFTATIQQGFYPMEDAADSAVVQSVLEWADGRSRQLYESASGDGEDVPMDVEVKRSAQLKLRADLGPGSVLRAMWLGSDRSYQEYSHSWRYTPDGRLRRYSRSQLLSLKWDKVLNPETFMDLALSQTLNTYNHRLYSSIMDSRYRSDEWFPAESGFYYYTFNEADPQNPVRYPDDVYVGFAQMGGTENEHFERRTDTWDLKGNLSRQWGKRHLWKGGFELRSHRLIFDQRSVSFNGDQIVAPQGANDNRYTRYPWEASTYLQDKIEFSDVTVNAGVRLDVFDANASLPADLRDPTNATLGRDEIAPKWQLSPRLAIAYVVSENGVLHFSYGHFFQRPAFDVLYQNPDFELTGLNTVVGNPDLDVERTVQYEIGLQQKLGEDVALELSFYSRDIRDLVSTDLQIETINVDKYYMYTNRDFGNIKGFVLSLDKRYQGGFSAGLDYTFQVAEANASSADAARNAVEAGKEVNKYLIPLNWDRRHTLNGNISLDRGGIWGLSLLGSYGSGLPYTPTPKSEDLVVGLLENSGRKPTYVNFDFSGYWNVLKSPDLQLNIQVKNLLDRLNENNVFARTGRAGYDIDWQDTQSQLVVDPGNYSRPREVILGFRLSL, encoded by the coding sequence ATGAGAACCGCCATCCGCGTGTTGTGCAGCCTGCTGCTGCTGGCCCAGGCCTGGGCCGGCGTGACGGGCAAGATCACGGGCCAGGTGAAGGACCCCCAGGGTCAGCCCCTGCCCGGAGTGAACGTGGTCGTGCTGGGTCAGACCCGCGGCGCCGCCACGGACTTCGACGGGGAGTACTCCATCCTCAACGTGCCGCCGGGAACCTATACGCTGGTGTTCAGCAGCGTGGGCTACCGCGGCCTGCAGGTGGACAAGGTGGGCGTCAGCGTGGACCTGACCACGCGCCAGGACGCCACCCTGCAGGAGAGCATGGTGCAGGGCGAGACGGTGACCATCGTGGCCGAGCGTTCGCTGGTCCAGGTGGACCAGACCTACAGCGCCAGCTACGTGGACGCCAACAAGCTCAAGAGCATGCCTGTGACCGAGCTCTCCCAGGTGGTCAGCCTGCAGGCGGGCGTGGTGGACGGCCACTTCCGCGGTGGCCGCTCGGGCGAGGTGCTCTACCTGGTGGACGGCATCCCCGTCACGGACGTCTACGACGGCTCCCGCGGCGTGGACGTGCAGGTCTCCATGGTCCAGGAGCTGCAGGTGCTCTCGGGCACCTTCAACGCCGAGTACGGCCAGGCCATGAGCGGCGTGGTCAACACGGTGACGCGCGACGCCGGCGACAAGCCCGACGTCACGGTGAGCGGCTGGCTGGGCGACTACGTCAGCAACCACAAAAAGCAGTTCTACAACATCGACGAGCTGGATCCCCTCAACCTCTCCAACGTCGAGCTGGGCTTCTCCTCGCCCACGCCGCTGCCCTGGCTGAGCGTGAACGGCAGCCTGCGCTACTCGGACAACAACGGCTGGCAGCAGGGCCGGCGCCTGTTCAGCCCCCAGGAGCAGATCGGCGCCTGGGAGTCCGACGGCGTGCCCTACCGCTTCTTCAACGCCAGCGAGGTCATGGGCTTCCAGATGGACGACATGTTCGGCGGCCACTTCTTCCTGGTGGACGCGCTGATGGACAGCGCCTTCACGGCCACCATCCAGCAGGGCTTCTATCCGATGGAGGACGCGGCGGACAGCGCGGTCGTCCAGTCCGTGCTGGAGTGGGCCGACGGCCGCAGCCGCCAGCTCTATGAATCGGCCTCGGGGGACGGCGAGGACGTGCCCATGGACGTGGAGGTCAAGCGCAGCGCGCAGCTCAAGTTGCGGGCCGACCTGGGCCCGGGCAGCGTGCTGCGCGCCATGTGGCTGGGCAGCGACCGCAGCTACCAGGAGTACAGCCACAGCTGGCGCTACACGCCCGACGGCCGCCTGCGGCGTTACAGCCGCAGCCAGCTGCTCAGCCTGAAGTGGGACAAGGTGCTGAACCCGGAGACCTTCATGGACCTGGCCCTCAGCCAGACCCTGAACACCTACAACCACCGGCTCTACAGCAGCATCATGGATTCGCGCTATCGCTCGGACGAGTGGTTCCCGGCGGAGAGCGGCTTCTACTACTACACGTTCAACGAGGCGGACCCGCAGAACCCCGTCCGCTATCCCGACGACGTCTACGTGGGCTTCGCCCAGATGGGCGGCACGGAGAACGAGCACTTCGAGCGCCGCACGGACACCTGGGATTTGAAGGGCAACCTCAGCCGGCAGTGGGGCAAGCGCCACCTCTGGAAGGGTGGCTTCGAGTTGCGCAGCCACCGGCTGATCTTCGACCAGCGCAGCGTGAGCTTCAACGGGGACCAGATCGTCGCCCCCCAGGGCGCCAACGACAACCGCTACACGCGCTATCCCTGGGAGGCCTCGACCTACCTCCAGGACAAAATCGAGTTCAGCGACGTGACGGTGAACGCGGGCGTGCGCCTGGACGTCTTCGACGCCAACGCCAGCCTGCCCGCCGACCTGCGCGACCCCACCAACGCGACCCTGGGCCGGGACGAGATCGCGCCCAAGTGGCAGCTCAGCCCGCGCCTGGCCATCGCCTACGTGGTCTCGGAGAACGGCGTGCTGCACTTCAGCTACGGGCACTTCTTCCAGCGCCCGGCCTTCGACGTCCTTTACCAGAACCCGGACTTCGAGCTCACCGGCCTGAACACGGTGGTGGGCAACCCGGACCTGGACGTGGAGCGCACGGTGCAGTACGAGATCGGCCTGCAGCAGAAACTGGGCGAGGACGTGGCGCTGGAACTGAGCTTCTACAGCCGCGACATCCGCGACCTGGTCTCCACCGACCTGCAGATCGAGACCATCAACGTGGACAAGTACTACATGTACACCAACCGCGACTTCGGCAACATCAAGGGCTTCGTGCTCAGTCTGGACAAGCGCTACCAGGGCGGCTTCAGCGCCGGCCTGGACTACACGTTCCAGGTGGCCGAGGCCAACGCCTCCAGCGCCGACGCCGCGCGCAACGCCGTGGAGGCGGGCAAGGAGGTCAACAAGTACCTCATCCCGCTCAACTGGGACCGCCGGCACACGCTCAACGGCAACATCTCGCTGGACCGCGGCGGGATCTGGGGCCTGAGCCTGCTGGGCAGCTACGGCAGCGGCCTGCCCTACACGCCCACGCCCAAGAGCGAGGACCTGGTGGTGGGCCTGCTGGAGAACAGCGGGCGCAAGCCGACCTACGTCAACTTCGACTTCTCCGGCTACTGGAACGTCCTGAAGTCGCCGGACCTCCAGCTCAACATCCAGGTCAAGAACCTGCTGGACCGCCTGAACGAGAACAACGTGTTCGCCCGGACGGGGCGCGCGGGCTACGACATCGACTGGCAGGACACCCAGTCGCAGCTGGTGGTGGATCCCGGCAACTACTCGCGTCCGCGGGAAGTCATCCTGGGCTTCCGCCTGTCCCTGTAG
- a CDS encoding PorV/PorQ family protein, translating into MRALIGLTALLGGALAAGPALAVSRVGTTAAAFLGIGVGGRSLGMGGTGTASVNDASCLYWNPAAAVNLQGNEALLVKTNWLVDTDLHYLGIVSPLSENLVVGLSATYLDYGDEEVTTLAEQDGTGEFYEASDLALGVSLALRMTDRFSFGATAKLVQTKIWHSSASSVAFDVGTLYRTGFRDMLLGMSIQHAGLNMEMAGTDLLLGHDMDETENGDNPAVPVNLDVYRWPLPITFRIGAELPVYESPEHSLVLAADAVHGVDRASESVSLGTEYSFRERFQLRGGYRDLFLHDREGGLALGAGFTYPLGAGSRLQVDASWEDYGRLDSVLRYSLAFRW; encoded by the coding sequence ATGCGCGCACTGATTGGCTTGACGGCGCTGCTGGGCGGCGCTTTGGCGGCGGGTCCCGCGCTGGCGGTGAGCCGCGTGGGCACCACGGCCGCGGCTTTCCTGGGCATCGGCGTGGGCGGACGGTCCCTGGGCATGGGCGGCACGGGCACGGCGTCCGTCAACGACGCCTCCTGCCTGTATTGGAACCCCGCCGCGGCGGTGAACCTCCAGGGCAACGAGGCCCTGTTGGTGAAGACCAATTGGCTGGTGGACACGGACCTGCATTACCTGGGCATCGTCTCGCCCTTGAGCGAGAACCTGGTGGTGGGCCTCTCGGCCACCTACCTGGACTACGGGGACGAGGAAGTGACCACCCTGGCCGAGCAGGACGGCACGGGCGAGTTCTACGAGGCCAGCGACCTGGCGCTGGGCGTCAGCCTGGCGCTGCGCATGACTGACCGCTTCAGCTTCGGCGCCACGGCCAAACTGGTGCAGACCAAGATCTGGCACAGCAGCGCCTCCAGCGTGGCCTTCGACGTGGGCACCCTCTATCGGACGGGGTTCCGCGACATGCTGCTGGGCATGAGCATCCAGCACGCCGGCCTGAACATGGAGATGGCGGGCACCGACCTTTTGCTGGGACACGACATGGACGAGACGGAGAACGGCGACAACCCTGCCGTGCCCGTCAACCTGGACGTCTACCGATGGCCCCTGCCCATCACCTTCCGCATCGGCGCGGAATTGCCTGTCTACGAAAGCCCGGAACACTCCCTCGTGCTGGCGGCGGACGCCGTCCACGGCGTGGACCGGGCCTCCGAATCCGTGTCCCTGGGCACGGAGTACAGCTTCCGCGAGCGCTTCCAGCTCCGCGGTGGTTATCGCGACCTGTTTCTGCATGATCGGGAGGGCGGTCTTGCCTTGGGAGCCGGATTCACCTATCCTTTGGGGGCAGGCAGTCGCCTGCAGGTGGACGCTTCCTGGGAGGACTACGGCCGGCTGGATTCCGTCCTGCGCTACAGCCTGGCCTTCCGCTGGTAA
- a CDS encoding ferritin-like domain-containing protein, with product MHAKSIELLNRAVADELAAVHQYMFFHFHCDDQGFELLSSLYRRIAIEEMMHVERLAERILFLKGEVLMKAGHEVQPVTDVREMLAMAARMEQESARDYNLWANESGANADSATKKIFEGLVEDEERHLEQFDLETQNLSRFGDRYLALQSIERAKKSSMGPAA from the coding sequence ATGCATGCCAAGAGCATTGAACTGTTGAACCGGGCCGTGGCCGACGAACTGGCCGCCGTCCACCAGTACATGTTTTTCCATTTCCACTGCGACGACCAGGGCTTCGAGCTGCTCTCCAGCCTCTATCGGCGCATCGCCATCGAAGAGATGATGCACGTGGAGCGGCTGGCCGAGCGGATCCTGTTCCTGAAGGGCGAGGTCCTGATGAAAGCCGGCCACGAGGTCCAGCCCGTCACGGACGTGCGCGAGATGCTGGCCATGGCTGCGCGCATGGAGCAGGAGAGCGCGCGCGACTACAACCTCTGGGCCAACGAGTCCGGCGCCAACGCCGACTCCGCCACCAAGAAGATCTTCGAGGGTCTGGTGGAGGACGAGGAGCGCCACCTGGAGCAATTCGACCTGGAGACCCAGAACCTGAGCCGCTTCGGCGACCGCTATCTGGCGCTGCAGTCCATCGAGCGCGCCAAGAAGAGTTCCATGGGTCCCGCTGCCTGA
- a CDS encoding carbohydrate-binding module family 20 domain-containing protein — MKRLANTLGLLLLAGWACAQNPVTFQIHMDIQQELGNFNPDTDQVVVRGTFNGWGGANPTLVNAGDMLYTGTYDMPDELLGTLVEFKYVTLPAGGADNWESVDNRSFTLVAGATTLEPVYFNNQDSAGELTNVEVLFQVNMQVMTANGTFDPLTDWIVLRGGHANLGNWGGAVVMSEEGGNPGHYYLNIQFDNVEVDSNLEFKYVILEDQNEASARWESVANRLIPITTGLPDNDSDGYGEIVLGEAWFDDVTWNDIIAQDVTVHFGVDLWPVQAWFVEHPGETNQGLSSYGEITYTSICGPWNNWPWDLVPPAYQLVNTTGTLFEGDVLFTQFSSRRITYKYGANGHDNEAGFQADHVVVIDDTNPTYDVLNTFGELGDWWTLTDVDPALSRPAALELREAYPNPFNPVTTLRFVNREAADLRLSVINLAGQEVAVLSQGLHAAGEHQVSFDASALASGLYLARLEGQGVSATQKLLLVK, encoded by the coding sequence ATGAAGAGACTAGCCAACACCCTGGGTCTGCTGCTGCTGGCCGGCTGGGCCTGCGCCCAGAACCCGGTGACCTTCCAGATCCACATGGACATCCAGCAGGAGCTGGGCAACTTCAACCCCGACACCGACCAGGTGGTGGTGCGCGGAACCTTCAACGGCTGGGGCGGCGCCAATCCCACCCTGGTCAATGCGGGCGACATGCTCTACACCGGCACCTACGACATGCCCGATGAGCTGTTGGGCACGCTGGTGGAGTTCAAGTACGTGACCCTGCCCGCCGGCGGCGCGGACAACTGGGAGAGCGTGGACAACCGCTCCTTCACCCTGGTCGCGGGCGCCACGACGCTGGAGCCCGTCTACTTCAACAACCAGGACTCGGCCGGAGAGTTGACCAACGTGGAAGTCCTGTTCCAGGTCAACATGCAGGTAATGACGGCCAACGGCACCTTCGACCCGCTGACGGATTGGATCGTGCTGCGCGGCGGCCACGCCAACCTGGGCAACTGGGGCGGCGCCGTGGTCATGAGCGAGGAGGGCGGCAACCCGGGCCACTACTACCTCAACATCCAGTTCGACAACGTCGAGGTGGACTCCAACCTGGAGTTCAAGTACGTCATCCTGGAAGACCAGAACGAAGCCTCCGCCCGCTGGGAGAGCGTGGCCAACCGGCTGATCCCCATCACCACCGGCCTGCCTGACAACGACAGCGACGGCTACGGCGAGATCGTGCTGGGCGAGGCCTGGTTCGACGACGTGACCTGGAACGACATCATCGCCCAGGACGTGACCGTGCACTTCGGCGTGGACCTCTGGCCCGTCCAGGCCTGGTTCGTGGAACATCCGGGGGAGACCAACCAGGGCCTGAGCTCCTATGGCGAGATCACCTACACGTCCATCTGCGGCCCCTGGAACAACTGGCCCTGGGACCTGGTCCCGCCGGCCTACCAGCTGGTGAACACCACGGGCACGCTCTTCGAGGGCGACGTGCTCTTCACCCAGTTCAGCTCCCGCCGGATCACCTACAAGTACGGCGCCAACGGCCACGACAACGAGGCCGGTTTCCAGGCCGACCACGTGGTGGTCATCGACGACACCAATCCCACCTACGACGTGCTCAACACCTTCGGCGAGCTGGGCGACTGGTGGACCCTGACCGACGTGGATCCGGCCCTGAGCCGTCCCGCGGCCCTCGAGCTGCGCGAAGCCTATCCGAACCCCTTCAACCCGGTCACCACCCTGCGCTTCGTCAACCGTGAGGCGGCGGACCTGCGCCTGAGCGTGATCAACCTGGCCGGCCAGGAAGTGGCCGTCCTGAGCCAGGGCCTGCACGCCGCCGGCGAGCACCAGGTGAGCTTCGACGCCTCCGCGCTGGCCAGCGGCCTCTACCTGGCCCGGCTGGAAGGCCAGGGCGTCAGCGCCACCCAGAAGCTGCTGCTGGTCAAGTAA